GGGTATCTTCACGTCGGACGGCAGCGTGGGCCTCGTCCGAGCCGAGGGCGTTCGTCTGGCCCCGCTGGCCATGGCGGCTGCAGACGACGATGTCGACATGTTTCTCGAGCCCGTGGAGGGAGGCATTTCCACCGATTGCGCAGCTTCCATGTTCCTCCCGGACAACAATACCATCGCGCGGGCCACGGAGGAGGAGACCAGGCTCGgctggctgctggagcgcatTGCCCACTTTTACCTCGGGCGTTTGGCAGAAGAGATCACGCCCGAACAAGAGGCAAAAGCACAGTGGCACCATCAAAAGCTGATCAAGTACGCCCGCCGCGTGAGCAGAGAGGTTGCGGCGGGCCGCCAGCCGTACGTCAAGGTCGAGCACGCCCAAGACACGTACGAAATCATAACGGATCTGATGGACCGACACGCGCATGTCATCGACGTGCAGTTGATGCGCGCCGTCGGAGAGAACCTTGGCGCCGCCGTCAGAGGCGAAACTGTCATTCTCCAACACATGATGCACGACGGCATGCTGAACAGATCATACGAAGAAACCCTCGGCGTCAAGCCCTTTTCCGAATTCCTCTCCAGGGTCATTGAGCAAATCACCTTTGTGCACCCCGAAGCGTCCATCCTCGAGATCGGCGCCGGCACCGGCGGCGCCACCAAGCGCATCCTCAAGCGCATCCCCGACCGCTTCGGGCACTACACCTTTACCGACATATCGTCCGGCTTCTTTGAAAAGGCCAAGTCGGTCTTTTCCAGCTTCGTGGGGAGCGGGCGCATGAGCTTCCGCGCCCTCGACATTGAGCGCGACCCCGTCCGGGAGCAAGGGTTCCAGGAGCACTCGTACGACGTGGTGCTGGCCTCGTTTGTGCTGCACGCCACGGCGGACCTCGAGAACACGCTGCGCAACTGCCGGCGCCTCCTCCGGCCCGGCGGCTACCTGGTGCTGCTCGAGATGACCAGCAACGACACCCTGAGGCTCGGCCTGACCATGGGCGGGCTGGAGGGTTGGTGGCTCGGCGCCGACACCGGCCGGCCCTGGTCGCCTTGTGTCGGATTCGACGAGTGGCATCGCCTGCTCGAGCTCACCGGCTTCACGGGCGTCGAGGACCAGACGCCCCAGCTCGACCTCCTGGCCTGGCCATATGGGATCCTGGTCTCCCGGGCGGTCAACAGTGACGTGCGGATGCTTCTGGAGCCATGCAAAGAAGTGCTGTTGACACGGGATTCGTTGGCCAGGATGCCCAATCTGCTCATCGTGGCTGGGTCATCAGCAAAGAACGTGGCTCTCGCCGGCGAGCTGCGTGGGATGCTGCGGCCGTTTTCGGCGTCTCAGATGGTGGTCAATGGCGGGTTCGGTGGGTTTGTGCGTGAGCAGACACAACGACGACAGTCTTGTTTGCACGAGGGCGCTCAGGAAAAGGACTTGACGGTGCTTTACCTGGCTGACCTCGACCAGCAACCTTTGCTTCAAGACATCAGCCAGGATGCTTTCCAGGGCCTCAAGGAATTGCTAAGACTATCCCCCAAGCACCTCCTCTGGCTGACGCACGGGGCTCGCGACGGCCAACGCCCCTACGCGGTCGCCTCGATCGGCCTGGGCCGAGCACTGATTATGGAATATCGACAGGTGGCGATGCAGTTCATCGACTTTGCCACCGCGTCGCCCGACGCCGGAGAGGTGTCGGATCATCTCTTGCGCCTCGTCGTGCAGTCTGCATTCAAGAAGCAGGGCACGAACCTGCTCCACAGCCAAGAGTCGGAGATTGCCGTCGACGAGCACGGCCGCGTCCTGGTGTCGCGGATCCAGCCGCATCGCCACTTCAACCACGCATACAATTCTGCCAGGCGCGTCGTATCGGAACCCGCCGACCCGTCTGGCGACTACGAGGTTTACGACGAGTGGGACGAGGATGGCGCAGAGCTCGTGTCCCGAATCCCCCTCCCGCGGCCGCAGGGCTTGACTCACAGCAGTAGCGTTGGGTATGCAGCCGCCCGCGGGATAAAGCCGCTGTACTCGGTTCCTTTGGCGCTTCGACCTGGAGGCCGCACATGGAATGTGAGCGCTGGGTTTCCAGTTCCACCCATTTCGGCCGAGACCAGTGCTCAGAGGAGCGTCCAAATAATCCTGTCCGACCGTGTGGGATCAGTCATCACTGCGCTTTCCAAGCCCATGTCTGTTTCTGCAGAGGCCAATCTCCCGGTCCTTTTGGGCGACATGGCAGCTCTTATCCTGGCGTCGCTGATCACAAGCGAGGTGGAACATGACTGTCAGCCCATCAAACACGGCTATGAACCAAGATCTCAAGGAGTTTTCCTGGTCTTGGAGCCACATGTCGCCCTTGCTAGGCTTCTTTTCACCAAGGCCGCGGCGTCAGCTTCATGGACCATCACATGCGTCACCACCTCCCCGGAAAAGGCAGCATTGGCACCCGAGGATTTTGCATTTTTCGACGCCAACGCCAGCCGTCCGGCCATTAGGCAAGCTCTCCGGCTGTCTGGGTTCGCAAAGGTCTTGGGGATCGTCATTTGCTGCGATCCGGCTGCCAGAAATTCGGATGCACAGCCTCTTGCCAGGGCTCTCCGGGGGTCCCTGCCCGAGCTGGCTCGAGTGAGGACGACGCTGGTGGCCGATCTTGTCCGAGATGCCCACGTCTCGCGGCCTGTCCCCGAGATTAAGTCGGGGCCCGCATCGCAGTCACGCCTGATTTCGATTTTCCATGATGCCGTGATCAACGCCCAAAAGATCACGCCGTCCCGCAGCCACGAGTCAGTGCATTTCGTTTCGCCGCAGGAATACGTACAGAGGAGCGCAAAGTCGACCCCCAACGGGCTCTCTGTGATCGACTGGTCCGCGGCATGGCGCAGCCCCCTGACAACCACGGCCCGGCCGCTCGATggcgttgagcccctgctcAGGGGCGACCGAACATACTTGCTGCTCGGCCTGGGCGGCAAAGGTGGCCTCGGATCGTCACTGGCGGAATACATGGTGGGCCAGGGGGCCAGGCACATTGTGCTGACCAGCCGCAACCCTGGAGTGCAATCAGAATTGGTGGCCAGCTACGCCGGGCGAGGGGTCAGGATCGAGGGCGTGGCCAACGACATCACGGACAAGACGGCCCTGGAGAAGCTCGTCAAGGACCTGCAGGAATCCCCCGACTGGCCGCCCATTGCGGGCGTCGCCAACGGCGCCATGGTGCTCGCCGACGTGTCGCTCGACAACATGACGCACGACCAGATGGTGCGCGTCCTGCGGCCCAAGGTGGTGGGCAGCACCCTGCTGGACCAGATTTTCGAGTCGGCGCCGCTCGACTTCTTCATGCTCGTGTCGTCGCTGTCTTGCGTGCTGGGCAACCGCGGCCAGGCAAACTACGACGCCGCCAACATGTTCCTCGTCGGGCTGGCCAAGCAGCGCCGGGCACGgggcctggcggccagcGTGGTGGACATTGGCGCCGTCATGGGCACGGGCTACATGGCGCGCGAGGTCAAGGAGCAGACGCTCAGACAGATGGTCGGTGCCGGCTTCTCCAAGATGTCGGAGCGGGATTTCTGCATGGCGTTTGCCCACGGCATCCTGGCGGGGCGGCCGGGGCTGGCgtacggcggcagcagcagcagcagcagcgaagTCATCACGGGCCTCAACGTGCCGCCGCCCACGGCCGAGTTCCAGCCCGACTGGGTCACGAACCCGCGCTTCTCGCACATGATAGCCAAGAGCCGGGCCATCGCCAGCAGGAAGGCGCAGGATCCCGTGTCGGAAACAAAAGCCGAAAAGACGCGCGACCTGCTCAAGCGCTCCAGGACCCCGGGCGAGCTCTCGCGCGTGGTGTCGGCGGCCATGTTCAAAAAGATGGTGTACATGCTGCAGGTTGGCCAAGAGGTTGCCGGTGACGTGGATGCCTTTTCGAGGCGGAGCACGTCTAGCTTGGGGGTTGACTCTCTGGTGGCGGTGGAGCTGCGTACCTGGGTCTTTAGAGAGTTTGGAGTGGACATTCCCGTCTTCAAAATCCTCGCCGACACAAACCTTGCCGACATGGTTGGTTTCATCTTGGCAGCTCTTCCGGCGAAGCTGACGCCTTCTCTTGAAAAGGACTCCAACCGAGGCTCGGTCCCAGGATCCGCGCTTGAGGAGCctaagcagcagcagcaacaacagcaacaacagcctaCAAAAGGGTCAGATTCGCCCTCCTTGGTAGCCGAAATCACTACCACTACTGCTACTACTACttctactactactacttctaCTACCACTACttctactactactactactaataCTACAGAACAAGACAGAATTGGCCAAAGCTCGTCAAGGACcggatcgtcgtcgtctgaGCAGTCCCCTGCATCAGCCCCGTTTGAAAAGACGGTTGCCATGTCATACGGCCAGTCGCGGTTCTGGCTCATGAACAATCTCGGCCCAACCCCCACGGTCTGCAACGTCGTCAACGACATGGAAATCAAAGCCGAGCTGGATACTGCCGCCCTCGCTCGTGCCGTTCAATCGTTGGGGATGAGGCACGAGGCGTTGCGCACAGCGTTTGTGAGCACGGGCCGGGATTCGGATCTTCCTCACCAGGTCGTCCTGATGCAGAGTCCGCTGCAGCTCGAGACCAGGGAGGTGCAGAGCCTGGACGAGGTCGACAGGCTGTATCATGAGCTGCACCACGCACAGTTCAACCTCGAGACGGGAGAGTTGGTCAAGATGGTCCTGGCGTCCCTTCCCTCGGGACAAGTCCATCATCTCCTCATTGGGTACCATCACATAAACATGGATTCTTTCAGCATGGCCATCTTGATGAGCGAGCTGCTTCAGCTGTACGCCGGGACTGTTCTTGAACCTCGTACTCTCCAGCAGTCAGACCTGGCCCTTTACGAGCAGGATCAGCTGCGGAGTGGAAAGTGGGCCAGGGAGTTGGCCTTTTGGAGACGTTTATCTGCCGAAAACCCAACCTTGCACGAGCCTCTGCCCATCCTCCACCTGTCGCCGTCCAGCACGACCCGAGCTCGGCCGGATCGCATTGCATACAGAGCACAAGTCCGATCAAGACGCATTTCGGCAGCCACCGCTCAGCGCCTGCGGTCCCTCTGCCGTCATGTCGGCGTGACGCCGTTCCACGTCTACACCACGGTGCTGCAGGTTCTGATTACGAGACTCGCCCAAGTCCAGCGCGTCACCGTGGGCATGGCCGACGGCAACCGCGGCAGCCTGCATCTCCCCGGCGCAGACGGAGCAGTCGGCAACTTTCTCAACATGGTGCCGCTGTTTCTCGGTTCCCCGCCAAGGGACCACACCATCTACATGCTTCTTTGCCAAACCCGCGACGTGGTCCTCGAGGCTATAAGCAACGCatccgtgcccatcgagctcATCACGGAGCAGACCGGCGCACCAAAGAACCCCAGCTGCAGCCCCTTGTTCCAGGTGTTTATCGACTACAAGAGGGTCACGGAGACGCTGCCGCTCCCCGAGGGCAAGGGGACGGTGCAGGGCTCGAGGTATCTGCTCAGCAAGACGCCCTACGACATCATGCTCGACGTCATCGACACGCCGGCGGGAGATGCCTTGCTGCAACTCCACGCCCAGGATGGACTCTACACGTCGGAAGAGTCGGCGAGGCTCTTGGACCTGTACTCGACACTGCTCGACTCGTTTTCCCAGGCCAACAGCAAGACTGCTGTTGGAGATGCACGAATGGTGACTGCTGATCAAGCCGAAGCTGCGTTGAGATTGGGCCGAGGTAAGTCAAAAAACGTCGCACtaatatccgattgcatgtTTGCCGCATTGTAGCGTCGTAGCGGTTGGTTGCTAACACTGAACCATGGGCATGTTCCATCCCCAAACAGGTCAAATCTTGCATCTGAAGCACCAATCAATTCTGCCCTCGCTTGATCTGGCAGCCCAATCTCTGCAGGATACCGTCGCACTTGGCGACATGAGCAAAAGCTCGCTTTCGTGGGCAGACATGACACGTAAATCGATTGCCCTCTGCCGAGAGCTTCGCCGGCTTGGCGTCAGCCCCGGAGCAAGGGTAGGGATGTTCCAGGAGCCGACGGTGGACTGGGTCGTCACCATGCTGGGGGTCTGGCGCGCCGGAGCGTCATATGTGCCGTTGGACCTCGCGCAGGGGCTGCCGCGGCTGGCTCGGATCGCAAAGGCCTCCAAGCTGGCTGCACTGGTGGTGCACTCCGAAACGGCTGCGCTTGTCGCCAGGCTGGGACGTGATCCCAatgacggcgtcgtcgacatCTCGACGCTGCACCATTTTCCGTTGTTGGGGGCCGCTGCGCTTCCCGACGTGTCCGGCCTCGACATCGAAAGCAGCGACGAGGCCATGCTGCTGTATACCAGCGGCACAACGGGCGAGCCCaaggtgagtttttttttttttttttctttctttttttgtttctctctctctggaACTAGTCGCAGCTTGCCTGGAAGCTAATTACCTGTCTCTAAATCAGGGTATATCCATCCCTCATCGCATCGTTGTGAACGGGATCGAGGGCATGATTCAAAGGTGGCCGGAACTCAAGTCTAAACCTCTTACAGTCCTCCAGCACTGCTCCCTCGGCTTCGACGTCTCTTGGTTCACCGTACTGCTCGGCCTCGCCTGCAAGGGCCAGGCAGTCATCGCTTCCCGCGACGTACGGGGTGACCCGAGGGCCCTGGCGCGCATCATCGTCCAGAATGGCATCAActgcacggtcgcaacccccAGCGAGACCATGGCCTGGCTGCAAGGCGACCATCTCGGCGAGCTCGCCTCCTCCGACTGGGGCTGGCACGTGGCCGTCGGTGAACCCATCCCCGCCGCCTTTCTCCGACAGGTTCACCAACACGGAAAGCCATCCCTGAGAGTCATCAACGCCTACGGACCTTCCGAGACCTGGATGCCGCTGTCGCATGAGATCCCGCTTGGGCAGGCCAGGACGATGGAGGATGTGGAGCGGCTCTGGCCTGTGCCGATTGGGAGCACGATGCCCAATTACGCCGTCCGCGTGGAGGACGTAAACGGCCACGTGCTTCCACCTGGCATGCCGGGACAGGTTGTGATTGGGGGGTGCGGCGTCGCGCTGGGCTATGTCAGTTCGGAGCCGACAGTCACAGACCCACGATTTCTCCCCGACTCGCACCCCGCAGAGGTGCACCTGGCCCGGGGCTGGGACAAGGTCCACCCGAGCGGCGACTACGGCTACATGACGGAAGAGGGGCTCTTTTTTTCGCTGGGCCGCATCTCGGGGGACACGCAGATCAAACTGCGCGGCATGAGGTTGGACCTTCGTCATGTGGAGGCGGCCATGATGGACATGGAGATGGCACAAGGTTTTgtcgtcgacgtcgtcgtGGGCGTCCGGAGCACAGATGGCCAGCCACTTGCCGCAGGTTCGCTCGCCGACGATTCCACCTCCAAGGTCCTCGTCGCCCACGCCGTCACCGATGCATCCACCGCGACCACTGACACTGATGAGCGGCTGCGGTCTATCGCGGAGAATCTTCCCCTGCCCGACTACATGCGCCCAGCCGTCGTCGTTCCCGTCGACTCCATCCCGCTTACCCCCAACGGCAAACAGGACCGTGCAGCCATAGCCTTGTGGCCGGTGCAGCTGGGCTCCATGAAGGTGCACGAGTCAAATGCTGCCGAGTGGGAGTCGTCGTCGCCACAGGCGGCACATGTCTCCAATGGTGACAAGCAGCCACTCGAGCTGATGAGCAGGATATGGCGGGAAGCCTTGGGCTTGTCTCCCACGGGCTCCGAACAGCCCGGACCCATGGAACCCGACGACGATTTCTTCCAGATGGGCGGCAACTCGATCCTCCTGACCCGCGTGCAGAGGAGCATCAGGCTGGAGCACGGGGTCGACCTTCCTCTTCGCGAGCTTTTCCACAACACTACACTGGCGCAAATGTCCCAGTTGCTGCTCGATCAAGACGGGAACGGCCTGTCCGGGGACCGAATCGATtgggaagccgagacccaaccgCTGCCCGAGCTTGACCTCGCGCTTCATGTGACAAAAGTGTCCCCTGCCGACAGCGTCCCAGGGATCGGCACCCAGCAGGGAGGCGTGGTGGTGGCGCTGACGGGTGCGGCGGGGTTTCTCGGCCGGCACCTGGTCCAAAACCTGATACAGCACCCCGCCGTCGCAGCGATACACTGCATAGCCGTGCGCAGTCGCCCCGAGAGGCTAGCCGCGCACCAAGAAgccgcccgcgccgccgGCAAGAATCTCATCATCCACCCGGGCGATCTCTCCCAGCCGCATCTCGGCATCGCCGACCCCgccatggccagggccgtATTCTCCACCGCCGACGTCATCATCCACAACGCCGCCGACACCTCCTTTCTCAAATCCTACACCACCCTGCGCGCCGCCAACCTCGACGCCCTAAAGACCCTCACGCGCCTATCCCTGATCCACCGCACCATCGCCCCGCCGCAGCACTCCCCGCGCCGCCGGCCCGCGCACATGCACCTCGTGTCCACGGCCGGCGTGGCGACCTTTGCCGGCCGCGACCTGCGCGAGGAGCCGCTGGGCCGCCACCCGCCGCCGCACGTCGACGAGGGCTACCTGCTGACCAAGTGGGCGGGCGAGCTGTTCCTGGAGCGCGTGGCCGCGGCGTCCGAGGGGCTGCTGGCGGCCACGGTGCACCGCACCGCGGCGCTGGTCGGGCCCGGAGCGCCCGAGCTCGACATTGTGTCCAGCGTGGTCAGGTACTCGCTCGCGGTGGGCGCGGTGCCGACGCTCGAGGGCTACGGGGGCCGCATACAGTTTGTGCCGGTCGAGGAGGTCGCGCGGGCCATGGTCGACGCGTCTCTCGGTGCCGAGGCTGCTGCGGGCGGCATTCGGTACCGGAACCACTGCAGTGCCGACGCCCATCTGACTGTCGATTTGAGCGACCTGGGGACCTACTGCAAGCGGAGCCTGGGCCAGACCGGGTCCTTGCCTGTCCTTGGGGATGACGAATGGATTGAAAAGGCCGAGGCTGCAGGGTTTCCACCCCTGCTGGGGACCTATCTCAGG
This DNA window, taken from Pyricularia oryzae 70-15 chromosome 6, whole genome shotgun sequence, encodes the following:
- a CDS encoding polyketide synthase produces the protein MSSSPESQSSPEPIAIVGTGFRFPGGASTPSKLWDLLHSPRDVLAPIPQSRFNAEGFYHQDGEYGGHSNVRDSYTIAEDVAAWDAGFFNVAAAEASAIDPQQRLLTECVYEALESGGHSVQALRGSDTAVYVGLVNEEYSDIHYRELNTTPRYFSTGTGRSIASNRISYIFDWRGASMTIDTACSSSLVAIHQAVQTLRSGAFKVAVAAGVNMLLGPEPYIVESSFHMLSPTGRCRMWDASADGYGRGDGVAAVILKTLSQAIEDGDRIESVIRETGINQDGATGGITVPNASAQIALIRDTYRRAGLDLAKRSDRPQFFECHGTGTPTGDPLEARAVHEALGKHIVVDESPGRPPLYVGSIKTVIGHTEATAGIAGIIKASLALQNGLIPPNLLFERLNPAIEPLYHGLQVPVGKPVPWPATGASPRRASVNSFGFGGTAIWTNTRRPKNSHAILESYQLPQAQGTKCAQKSVPLPFVFSAATKASLKRMLALFGDFLSPQQRPQDLTAHDLAFTLNSRRSALSCRAVFAARGLEDLASKIRDTISDPDWQPTATAPEGKNVGSRAPRILGVFAGQGAQWPGMARQIIGDIPFVQQRVVELEGHLQDLASQDAPSWSLRDELGKVQGSNLDLAQFSQPLCTALQIIQIDLLAAAGIRFSAVVGHSSGEIAAAYAAGLLSARDAMVVAYYRGLHSPRLAGKSKNSKGGSMMAAGISYAEALAVVGLEQFQGRIAVAAHNSPASVTLSGDEDAILEAKELLTSDGKFARLLRVDQAYHSHHMRPCLAPYVASLQRAGVGAVRPRPHSNQETIWYSSVHRDGAGQRVMTAVDCEYWAANMAQTVLFAGAVESAVTADASAAAQPFTTAIGLGPHGALRGPLEDILGSLSRTQGGNSTAERTQIPYTDVLTRNQDDSLCLMRCVGTLLANGAINSADVGRFQSTVYQLEHLGGRRLIPARNLPSYPWDHSRTFWHESRRSRALRTRSKPAHPLLGTLSPDSSATDLAWHNLVRLADLPWLRGHRLQGQVVYPAAAYMAGAIDAALHVAGEMGREVRAIEFRHVWIGKAIAFDDDSASGGVEVYTTLTINDDRVDEKAVLDARFRVRSSVFGSASTDAAMNFSGSMLITMLDPGGQAWPLLLPQKQPPALLVQVGHEGFYQELDQIGYQYTDSFRTLTSARRKLGYAQSSLQLPLPGLLHRSEKDFLLHPGPLDALFQAILLAYSSPGDGRLWSLHVPIAVDRMLIDVDKVRASNSTSAYSIKATITQDPSFSGQPQKGIGGDVGIFTSDGSVGLVRAEGVRLAPLAMAAADDDVDMFLEPVEGGISTDCAASMFLPDNNTIARATEEETRLGWLLERIAHFYLGRLAEEITPEQEAKAQWHHQKLIKYARRVSREVAAGRQPYVKVEHAQDTYEIITDLMDRHAHVIDVQLMRAVGENLGAAVRGETVILQHMMHDGMLNRSYEETLGVKPFSEFLSRVIEQITFVHPEASILEIGAGTGGATKRILKRIPDRFGHYTFTDISSGFFEKAKSVFSSFVGSGRMSFRALDIERDPVREQGFQEHSYDVVLASFVLHATADLENTLRNCRRLLRPGGYLVLLEMTSNDTLRLGLTMGGLEGWWLGADTGRPWSPCVGFDEWHRLLELTGFTGVEDQTPQLDLLAWPYGILVSRAVNSDVRMLLEPCKEVLLTRDSLARMPNLLIVAGSSAKNVALAGELRGMLRPFSASQMVVNGGFGGFVREQTQRRQSCLHEGAQEKDLTVLYLADLDQQPLLQDISQDAFQGLKELLRLSPKHLLWLTHGARDGQRPYAVASIGLGRALIMEYRQVAMQFIDFATASPDAGEVSDHLLRLVVQSAFKKQGTNLLHSQESEIAVDEHGRVLVSRIQPHRHFNHAYNSARRVVSEPADPSGDYEVYDEWDEDGAELVSRIPLPRPQGLTHSSSVGYAAARGIKPLYSVPLALRPGGRTWNVSAGFPVPPISAETSAQRSVQIILSDRVGSVITALSKPMSVSAEANLPVLLGDMAALILASLITSEVEHDCQPIKHGYEPRSQGVFLVLEPHVALARLLFTKAAASASWTITCVTTSPEKAALAPEDFAFFDANASRPAIRQALRLSGFAKVLGIVICCDPAARNSDAQPLARALRGSLPELARVRTTLVADLVRDAHVSRPVPEIKSGPASQSRLISIFHDAVINAQKITPSRSHESVHFVSPQEYVQRSAKSTPNGLSVIDWSAAWRSPLTTTARPLDGVEPLLRGDRTYLLLGLGGKGGLGSSLAEYMVGQGARHIVLTSRNPGVQSELVASYAGRGVRIEGVANDITDKTALEKLVKDLQESPDWPPIAGVANGAMVLADVSLDNMTHDQMVRVLRPKVVGSTLLDQIFESAPLDFFMLVSSLSCVLGNRGQANYDAANMFLVGLAKQRRARGLAASVVDIGAVMGTGYMAREVKEQTLRQMVGAGFSKMSERDFCMAFAHGILAGRPGLAYGGSSSSSSEVITGLNVPPPTAEFQPDWVTNPRFSHMIAKSRAIASRKAQDPVSETKAEKTRDLLKRSRTPGELSRVVSAAMFKKMVYMLQVGQEVAGDVDAFSRRSTSSLGVDSLVAVELRTWVFREFGVDIPVFKILADTNLADMVGFILAALPAKLTPSLEKDSNRGSVPGSALEEPKQQQQQQQQQPTKGSDSPSLVAEITTTTATTTSTTTTSTTTTSTTTTTNTTEQDRIGQSSSRTGSSSSEQSPASAPFEKTVAMSYGQSRFWLMNNLGPTPTVCNVVNDMEIKAELDTAALARAVQSLGMRHEALRTAFVSTGRDSDLPHQVVLMQSPLQLETREVQSLDEVDRLYHELHHAQFNLETGELVKMVLASLPSGQVHHLLIGYHHINMDSFSMAILMSELLQLYAGTVLEPRTLQQSDLALYEQDQLRSGKWARELAFWRRLSAENPTLHEPLPILHLSPSSTTRARPDRIAYRAQVRSRRISAATAQRLRSLCRHVGVTPFHVYTTVLQVLITRLAQVQRVTVGMADGNRGSLHLPGADGAVGNFLNMVPLFLGSPPRDHTIYMLLCQTRDVVLEAISNASVPIELITEQTGAPKNPSCSPLFQVFIDYKRVTETLPLPEGKGTVQGSRYLLSKTPYDIMLDVIDTPAGDALLQLHAQDGLYTSEESARLLDLYSTLLDSFSQANSKTAVGDARMVTADQAEAALRLGRGQILHLKHQSILPSLDLAAQSLQDTVALGDMSKSSLSWADMTRKSIALCRELRRLGVSPGARVGMFQEPTVDWVVTMLGVWRAGASYVPLDLAQGLPRLARIAKASKLAALVVHSETAALVARLGRDPNDGVVDISTLHHFPLLGAAALPDVSGLDIESSDEAMLLYTSGTTGEPKGISIPHRIVVNGIEGMIQRWPELKSKPLTVLQHCSLGFDVSWFTVLLGLACKGQAVIASRDVRGDPRALARIIVQNGINCTVATPSETMAWLQGDHLGELASSDWGWHVAVGEPIPAAFLRQVHQHGKPSLRVINAYGPSETWMPLSHEIPLGQARTMEDVERLWPVPIGSTMPNYAVRVEDVNGHVLPPGMPGQVVIGGCGVALGYVSSEPTVTDPRFLPDSHPAEVHLARGWDKVHPSGDYGYMTEEGLFFSLGRISGDTQIKLRGMRLDLRHVEAAMMDMEMAQGFVVDVVVGVRSTDGQPLAAGSLADDSTSKVLVAHAVTDASTATTDTDERLRSIAENLPLPDYMRPAVVVPVDSIPLTPNGKQDRAAIALWPVQLGSMKVHESNAAEWESSSPQAAHVSNGDKQPLELMSRIWREALGLSPTGSEQPGPMEPDDDFFQMGGNSILLTRVQRSIRLEHGVDLPLRELFHNTTLAQMSQLLLDQDGNGLSGDRIDWEAETQPLPELDLALHVTKVSPADSVPGIGTQQGGVVVALTGAAGFLGRHLVQNLIQHPAVAAIHCIAVRSRPERLAAHQEAARAAGKNLIIHPGDLSQPHLGIADPAMARAVFSTADVIIHNAADTSFLKSYTTLRAANLDALKTLTRLSLIHRTIAPPQHSPRRRPAHMHLVSTAGVATFAGRDLREEPLGRHPPPHVDEGYLLTKWAGELFLERVAAASEGLLAATVHRTAALVGPGAPELDIVSSVVRYSLAVGAVPTLEGYGGRIQFVPVEEVARAMVDASLGAEAAAGGIRYRNHCSADAHLTVDLSDLGTYCKRSLGQTGSLPVLGDDEWIEKAEAAGFPPLLGTYLRADTLGGKRKTFRLLLRAQEGTGKTRI